Proteins encoded by one window of Kribbella italica:
- a CDS encoding gamma-glutamylcyclotransferase — translation MTLYAAFASNLDPNLMSDRCPYSPLRGTGWIVGWRLTFGGEELGWEGSMATVVEDPADPTNQVFVALYDVHPKDVERLDEWEWIDQGVYRKIQVRVQTLDGTQLAWMYVLNAYEGGLPSARYLGILAEAAEAAGAPDDYVADIRARPCQSSGH, via the coding sequence GTGACCCTGTACGCCGCGTTTGCGTCGAATCTGGACCCGAATCTGATGTCCGACCGGTGCCCGTACTCGCCCCTGCGCGGGACCGGGTGGATCGTCGGCTGGCGCCTCACCTTCGGTGGGGAGGAGCTCGGCTGGGAGGGCTCGATGGCCACGGTCGTCGAGGACCCCGCCGACCCGACCAACCAGGTCTTCGTCGCCCTGTACGACGTCCACCCCAAGGACGTCGAGCGCCTGGACGAGTGGGAGTGGATCGACCAGGGCGTCTACCGCAAGATCCAGGTCCGCGTACAAACCCTGGACGGCACCCAGCTGGCGTGGATGTACGTCCTGAACGCCTACGAGGGCGGCCTCCCGTCGGCCCGCTACCTCGGCATCCTCGCCGAAGCAGCCGAGGCAGCAGGCGCCCCGGACGACTACGTGGCCGACATCCGAGCCCGCCCTTGCCAGTCTTCAGGTCACTGA
- a CDS encoding DUF664 domain-containing protein, whose product MSDDRNATEYPWEPPMAGTEVEHLLGSLNRMQATFRWKVDGLDAEGLNLRIGASSLTLGGLLKHLAMNEDYLLRVKFLGGKLGSPWEELGADGSETWEFDTAAHDSPEQLYAYFDDAVARSRQVVAEALANGGLDQDADVAWPEGNHASLRRLLFDRLEEYGRHTGHADLLREAVDGRVGEDPPAGWRPVSGTYAVE is encoded by the coding sequence ATGAGTGATGACCGGAACGCGACCGAGTACCCGTGGGAGCCGCCGATGGCCGGGACGGAGGTCGAGCACCTGCTGGGATCGCTGAACCGGATGCAGGCCACGTTCCGCTGGAAGGTCGACGGACTGGACGCCGAGGGGCTGAACCTGCGGATCGGGGCCTCCTCGCTGACTCTCGGCGGGCTGCTGAAGCACCTGGCGATGAACGAGGACTACCTGCTCCGGGTGAAGTTCCTGGGCGGCAAGCTCGGTTCGCCGTGGGAGGAGCTCGGCGCGGACGGGAGCGAGACCTGGGAGTTCGACACCGCGGCCCACGACTCCCCCGAGCAGCTCTACGCGTACTTCGACGACGCCGTGGCGCGGTCGCGTCAGGTGGTCGCGGAGGCGCTGGCGAACGGTGGTCTGGACCAGGACGCCGACGTCGCCTGGCCGGAGGGCAACCACGCCAGCCTGCGACGGCTGCTGTTCGACCGGTTGGAGGAGTACGGCCGCCACACCGGCCACGCCGACCTGCTGCGTGAAGCGGTCGACGGCCGGGTCGGGGAAGACCCGCCGGCAGGCTGGCGTCCGGTCTCGGGGACTTACGCCGTCGAGTAG
- a CDS encoding neutral zinc metallopeptidase produces MNYLSRKKLRVLAGAVAVASCAVLAMPNAQAAQSSPAAVQAERPVPGVIDTPANVPNAGRDAGWNAASALKAVKNNKLYGTGNIAASKCKRPNVALNTEARVRYFESELVRCLYAAWKPNLWRMGARWDVKPALVVHGYNTVKSACGPVTGWVSFYCSYRGGTIYIPWRQLVTWYAQNPTYTVAYATNTIAHEYGHHVQSMTGILTASHWRGSNMSYDASLAESRRRELQASCLGSAYIGANKAYYPMSGGLLTEWKYVVSHSGDMPGYPRDHGSWTNHNFWSLAGFTGNGRNTHPGSCQTWSVPATRIA; encoded by the coding sequence ATGAACTATCTCTCCCGCAAGAAGCTGCGCGTCCTGGCCGGCGCCGTCGCCGTCGCCAGCTGCGCGGTCCTCGCGATGCCGAACGCGCAGGCGGCGCAGTCCTCGCCGGCTGCCGTCCAGGCAGAACGGCCGGTCCCGGGTGTCATCGACACCCCGGCGAACGTGCCGAACGCCGGCCGCGACGCCGGCTGGAACGCGGCCAGCGCGCTGAAGGCCGTCAAGAACAACAAGCTCTACGGCACCGGCAACATCGCGGCGTCGAAGTGCAAGCGGCCGAACGTCGCCCTGAACACCGAGGCCCGGGTCCGGTACTTCGAGTCCGAGCTCGTCCGCTGCCTGTACGCCGCGTGGAAGCCCAACCTGTGGCGGATGGGCGCCCGCTGGGACGTCAAGCCGGCGCTGGTCGTGCACGGCTACAACACCGTGAAGAGCGCCTGCGGCCCGGTCACCGGCTGGGTCTCGTTCTACTGCTCCTACCGCGGTGGAACGATCTACATCCCGTGGCGTCAGCTGGTCACCTGGTACGCGCAGAACCCGACGTACACCGTCGCCTACGCGACCAACACCATCGCGCACGAGTACGGGCACCACGTCCAGAGCATGACCGGCATCCTGACCGCGTCGCACTGGCGGGGCAGCAACATGTCGTACGACGCGTCGCTGGCCGAGAGCCGTCGTCGTGAGCTGCAGGCGTCCTGCCTCGGCTCGGCCTACATCGGCGCCAACAAGGCGTACTACCCGATGAGCGGCGGTCTGCTCACCGAGTGGAAGTACGTCGTCTCGCACTCCGGCGACATGCCGGGCTACCCGCGTGACCACGGGTCGTGGACCAACCACAACTTCTGGTCGCTGGCCGGCTTCACCGGCAACGGGCGCAACACCCACCCGGGCAGCTGCCAGACCTGGTCGGTCCCGGCCACCCGGATCGCCTGA
- a CDS encoding PH domain-containing protein, giving the protein MKPKVTENEQYLSASNRITGVVVMVIGLAGLVDIVVEWRTAGGLLVGALIGILILVAYVGLVRPSVTLRPDGLLIRNHVRDHHVPWHRIEDADVTDILRVHTSAGKIRCPGVQLVMKDLRKSRVGGRKLGAENSISRAEFVVDRIDNHRERHAATAEGEVVTTWAVPELAAIAVLAVVAVVAQILR; this is encoded by the coding sequence GTGAAACCGAAGGTGACCGAGAACGAGCAGTACCTGTCGGCGTCGAACCGCATCACCGGCGTCGTCGTGATGGTGATCGGCCTGGCCGGTCTGGTCGACATCGTGGTGGAGTGGCGGACGGCGGGTGGCCTGCTGGTCGGTGCGCTGATCGGCATCCTGATCCTCGTCGCGTACGTCGGCCTGGTGCGCCCTTCGGTGACGCTGCGCCCCGACGGCCTGCTGATCCGCAACCACGTCCGCGACCACCACGTCCCGTGGCACCGGATCGAGGACGCCGACGTGACCGACATCCTGCGCGTGCACACCAGCGCCGGCAAGATCCGCTGCCCCGGCGTCCAGCTGGTCATGAAGGACCTGCGCAAGAGCCGGGTCGGCGGCCGCAAGCTCGGCGCCGAGAACTCGATCAGCCGCGCCGAGTTCGTCGTCGACCGGATCGACAACCACCGCGAACGCCACGCCGCCACCGCCGAGGGCGAGGTCGTCACCACCTGGGCCGTTCCCGAACTGGCCGCGATCGCGGTTCTGGCGGTCGTCGCCGTGGTGGCCCAGATCCTCCGCTGA
- a CDS encoding phospho-sugar mutase: MVTVNDAVLIRSAAEAWLAEDPDGDTRAELQGLLEAGDEAGLADRFGGKLEFGTAGLRGAVGAGPNRMNRVVVIRAAAGLAAYLKANGLTDGPVLIGYDARHKSDVFARDTAAVIRGAGLDAVLLDRPTPTPVVAFGIPHLKAVAGVVVTASHNPPQDNGYKVYLGDGSQIVPPADHEIAAAIDAVGALAEVPRGEDWQTAGDDLLDAYLDRIATLVPQDAPRDLKVAYTPLHGVGRLLVEDAVRRAGFAAPAVVATQADPDPDFPTVAFPNPEEPGAIDAALELARAEGADLAVANDPDADRCAVAVPDPSADGGWRMLRGDELGALLGEFLLSSRPDGVAACSIVSSSLLGKIAAAYDVRYADTLTGFKWIGRVPELVFGYEEALGYCVDPAAVKDKDGISTLVRVLELGARAKAEGRTLLDLLDDLAKKYGLHATDQLSARVEDLSLIAAAMDRLRATPPTTLGGHSVDRIDDLSEGSEHLPPTDGLRYTLSEGARVVVRPSGTEPKLKCYLEVVVPVDGDDVPAARAKAAEELTAIKQDLAAAAGI, from the coding sequence GTGGTGACCGTCAACGATGCCGTTCTGATTCGTAGTGCTGCTGAGGCGTGGCTGGCTGAGGATCCCGATGGGGACACTCGGGCCGAGCTGCAAGGGCTGTTGGAGGCCGGGGACGAGGCCGGGCTGGCCGATCGGTTCGGGGGGAAGCTCGAGTTCGGGACGGCGGGGCTGCGGGGGGCTGTCGGGGCCGGGCCGAATCGGATGAACCGGGTCGTGGTGATCCGGGCCGCCGCGGGGCTGGCGGCGTACCTGAAGGCCAACGGGCTCACCGACGGTCCCGTGCTGATCGGGTACGACGCGCGCCACAAGTCCGACGTGTTCGCGCGGGACACCGCCGCGGTGATCCGCGGAGCCGGGCTCGACGCCGTGCTGCTGGATCGGCCGACGCCGACGCCGGTGGTCGCGTTCGGGATCCCGCACCTGAAGGCCGTCGCGGGCGTCGTGGTGACGGCGTCGCACAACCCGCCGCAGGACAACGGGTACAAGGTCTACCTCGGCGACGGCTCGCAGATCGTCCCGCCGGCCGACCACGAGATCGCCGCCGCCATCGACGCGGTCGGCGCGTTGGCCGAGGTCCCGCGCGGCGAGGACTGGCAGACCGCCGGCGACGACCTGCTCGACGCCTACCTGGACCGGATCGCCACGCTGGTCCCCCAGGACGCGCCGCGCGACCTCAAGGTCGCCTACACCCCGCTGCACGGTGTCGGCCGGCTGCTCGTCGAGGACGCCGTACGCCGGGCCGGCTTCGCCGCTCCCGCGGTCGTCGCGACGCAGGCCGACCCGGACCCGGACTTCCCGACCGTCGCGTTCCCGAACCCCGAGGAGCCCGGCGCGATCGACGCGGCCCTGGAGCTGGCGCGCGCCGAGGGCGCCGATCTCGCGGTCGCGAACGATCCCGACGCGGACCGGTGCGCGGTCGCCGTACCGGATCCTTCGGCCGACGGTGGCTGGCGAATGCTGCGCGGTGACGAGCTCGGGGCGCTGCTCGGCGAGTTCCTGCTGTCGTCACGGCCCGACGGGGTCGCGGCCTGCTCGATCGTGTCGTCGTCGTTGCTGGGGAAGATCGCCGCGGCGTACGACGTGCGCTACGCGGACACGCTGACCGGCTTCAAGTGGATCGGCCGGGTGCCGGAGCTGGTCTTCGGGTACGAGGAGGCGCTCGGCTACTGCGTCGATCCGGCGGCGGTGAAGGACAAGGACGGGATCTCGACGCTCGTCCGCGTGCTCGAGCTCGGCGCCCGGGCGAAGGCCGAGGGGCGCACGCTGCTCGACCTGCTGGACGACCTGGCGAAGAAGTACGGGCTGCACGCGACCGACCAGCTGTCCGCGCGGGTCGAGGACCTCAGCCTGATCGCCGCCGCGATGGACCGCCTGCGCGCGACCCCGCCGACGACGCTCGGCGGCCACAGTGTCGACCGCATCGACGACCTGAGCGAAGGCAGCGAACACCTGCCCCCCACGGACGGCCTGCGCTACACGCTCTCCGAAGGCGCCCGTGTCGTCGTCCGTCCGTCCGGCACCGAGCCGAAACTCAAGTGCTACTTGGAAGTCGTCGTCCCGGTCGACGGCGACGACGTACCGGCAGCTCGCGCGAAAGCAGCCGAAGAACTGACCGCCATCAAGCAAGACCTCGCAGCAGCAGCTGGAATCTAA